In a single window of the Lebetimonas sp. JH292 genome:
- the coaD gene encoding pantetheine-phosphate adenylyltransferase has translation MQTKAVYPGTFDPVTNGHIDIINRACRMFDKIIVAVADNKDKKTMFNLKKRVEFMKKATEKFNKVEVKSFSSLLVDFAKKENAKIIIRGLRAVSDFEYELQMGYANKTLDKEIDTIYLMPNLENAFISSSVVRSILKYNGGIEHLVPKEIIKDIKSVYSV, from the coding sequence ATGCAAACAAAAGCTGTATATCCGGGAACATTTGACCCTGTAACCAACGGTCATATAGATATAATAAACAGAGCCTGCAGGATGTTTGATAAAATTATAGTTGCAGTTGCCGACAACAAAGATAAAAAAACGATGTTTAATCTTAAAAAAAGAGTTGAATTTATGAAAAAAGCCACTGAAAAATTCAATAAAGTTGAAGTAAAGAGTTTTTCGTCCCTTTTGGTGGACTTTGCAAAAAAAGAAAATGCCAAAATAATTATAAGAGGTCTAAGGGCGGTAAGTGATTTTGAATATGAACTGCAAATGGGCTATGCCAATAAAACACTGGACAAAGAAATAGATACAATATATTTGATGCCAAACCTCGAAAATGCATTCATCTCTTCAAGTGTGGTAAGAAGTATTTTAAAATATAACGGAGGCATAGAACATTTAGTCCCAAAAGAAATTATAAAGGACATTAAAAGTGTATATAGCGTTTGA
- a CDS encoding UbiX family flavin prenyltransferase yields MKILVAVSGASGASLGIKLFESIPKTYEKYLILSESAKTVLENEENIFFNTDLSAPPASGSFQIDTTFIVPCSMNTLAKISAGIADNLITRSALVAIKEKRKLILAPREMPFSTIHLEHMTNLAKLSNIFIAPPVIGYYHNPKTLEEMENFLIGKWLDLAGIKHNLFKRWNGSNSENSESLSAHLQSGGVVSGENN; encoded by the coding sequence ATGAAAATATTAGTCGCCGTCAGCGGGGCAAGCGGGGCAAGTCTTGGAATTAAACTGTTTGAATCGATACCAAAAACTTATGAAAAATATTTAATATTAAGTGAAAGTGCAAAAACGGTTTTGGAAAATGAAGAAAATATTTTTTTTAACACTGACCTCTCAGCCCCTCCGGCAAGCGGAAGTTTTCAGATAGATACAACATTTATAGTTCCTTGCAGTATGAACACACTTGCCAAAATTTCAGCCGGCATTGCGGATAATTTAATTACAAGAAGTGCCCTTGTTGCAATAAAAGAAAAAAGAAAATTAATTTTAGCTCCAAGGGAAATGCCTTTTAGCACTATTCACTTGGAACATATGACAAATCTTGCAAAATTATCCAATATTTTTATAGCACCCCCGGTAATAGGATATTATCACAATCCAAAAACATTGGAAGAGATGGAAAATTTTTTAATCGGTAAATGGCTGGATTTGGCAGGCATTAAACATAATCTTTTTAAAAGATGGAATGGGAGTAATAGTGAAAATAGTGAAAGCCTGTCCGCGCACTTGCAAAGCGGCGGGGTGGTGAGTGGTGAAAATAATTAG
- the flgA gene encoding flagellar basal body P-ring formation chaperone FlgA encodes MENGKLKIKLFFLFLPIFLFASVKKELVKFYKHYYPNIEIVSIYTQKPFPKKYKKISFKLIDPKFPSGNLIIENKYYFYRIKAKLTVYKTIKVIKKNESVFPYVKKEKIDFRHFYSPPLLKITDDLIASKVISKNAVITQENTRIKPAVLQGDNVNVVFKGNGVVIYSKGTALNDANIGEKIKVKINHKIYEGVLNKSYEVEIQ; translated from the coding sequence ATGGAAAATGGAAAATTAAAAATTAAATTATTTTTTTTATTTTTACCCATTTTTTTATTTGCTTCTGTAAAAAAAGAACTTGTTAAGTTTTATAAACACTATTATCCAAATATTGAGATTGTTTCTATTTACACCCAAAAACCGTTTCCCAAAAAATATAAAAAAATTTCATTTAAACTTATTGACCCGAAATTTCCAAGCGGAAATTTAATAATAGAGAATAAATATTATTTTTACAGAATAAAAGCAAAATTAACAGTCTATAAAACCATAAAAGTAATTAAAAAAAACGAATCTGTTTTTCCTTATGTCAAAAAAGAAAAAATAGATTTCAGACATTTTTATTCCCCTCCTCTTCTTAAAATAACAGATGATTTGATAGCTTCAAAAGTTATTTCCAAAAATGCGGTGATTACCCAAGAAAACACAAGAATAAAACCCGCTGTTTTACAAGGAGACAATGTAAATGTGGTTTTTAAAGGCAATGGAGTGGTGATTTATTCAAAAGGTACGGCTCTAAACGATGCAAACATCGGTGAAAAAATAAAAGTGAAAATAAATCATAAAATTTATGAAGGTGTTTTAAATAAATCATATGAAGTGGAGATTCAATGA
- the lon gene encoding endopeptidase La, translating into MTLENYEKLPSVLPVLTEKELIYPFMIIPIFLEKKEDVLAIQKAINDHSLIFVSINDNIGTYGTIGTIIRKVTLPEGKIKILFQGLSRGKIIEIEDKNPTMALIDKVKPIAEDEKEIKALLETLKEHIITLSEINPFFPKDFIKIIENNKDANRVVDIIASSLKLPVEKGYELFKEIDTKERIIKLIHFILEEIESIKIKNELSKKVMEQVQEVNREHLLRQQLKLIQKELGIKNEIEEEIKEYYEKLESLKKYMREDAYKEIKKQLNRLSRMHPDSAEATTTQNYIEWALEIPFGKYTKEEFSIDELKNRLNKDHYGLKKPKERIIEYFGAKELAKKRGEEFSGAIICFVGPPGVGKTSLANSIAGSLERKIVRIALGGLEDVNELRGHRRTYIGAMPGRIAQGLINAKQLNPVMVLDEIDKISRFKGDPTAVLLEVLDPEQNAHFRDLYLNFELDLSKILFIATANDPNTIPAPLKDRMEMIFVGSYTPQEKFEIAKRYLIPQEMKKHSLKKSEISISDAALKEIIDKYTKEAGVRNLRRIIAKIMRKAALLVLEDKKARVNIKNLKDFLDKGYFGIEEVCKKDRIGVVNGLAWTPVGGDVLRIEAVKYKGKGQISLTGQLGDVMKESAQIAYTLVKVLIDTKKIETQKSREPIYYKYNIHIHVPEGAIPKDGPSAGITMTTAIASIFSNRKVHSDIAMTGEITLSGEVLPIGGLKEKLIAAYKAKIKKVLIPQKNYERDLDDIPQEVLNGLEIIPVKTIDEVLKEALI; encoded by the coding sequence ACATACGGTACAATAGGTACAATTATCAGAAAAGTTACCCTGCCTGAGGGAAAAATAAAAATTCTTTTTCAGGGACTCAGCAGAGGTAAAATTATTGAAATAGAAGACAAAAATCCGACAATGGCTCTAATAGACAAAGTTAAACCGATAGCTGAAGATGAAAAAGAGATAAAAGCGCTTCTTGAAACATTAAAAGAGCATATAATAACCCTAAGCGAAATAAATCCTTTTTTCCCAAAAGATTTTATAAAAATAATTGAAAACAATAAAGATGCCAACAGAGTTGTGGATATCATAGCAAGCTCTCTTAAACTTCCGGTGGAAAAAGGCTATGAATTATTCAAAGAAATTGATACAAAAGAAAGAATTATAAAACTTATTCATTTTATTTTGGAAGAAATAGAATCAATAAAAATTAAAAACGAACTCTCCAAAAAAGTAATGGAACAGGTTCAGGAAGTAAACAGGGAGCATTTATTAAGACAACAGTTAAAATTAATTCAAAAAGAACTCGGAATAAAAAATGAAATAGAAGAAGAAATAAAAGAATATTATGAAAAACTTGAGAGTCTCAAAAAATATATGCGAGAAGATGCATATAAAGAAATTAAAAAACAGCTAAACAGACTCTCCCGTATGCATCCCGACAGCGCCGAAGCCACAACAACACAAAATTATATTGAATGGGCGCTTGAAATACCTTTTGGAAAATATACAAAAGAAGAATTTTCAATAGATGAACTTAAAAACAGGCTCAATAAAGACCATTACGGGTTAAAAAAGCCGAAAGAAAGAATTATAGAATACTTCGGTGCAAAAGAGCTGGCCAAAAAAAGGGGTGAGGAATTTTCCGGGGCAATAATATGTTTTGTGGGCCCTCCGGGTGTTGGTAAAACTTCTCTTGCCAATTCTATTGCCGGCTCTCTTGAGAGAAAAATCGTAAGAATCGCTCTTGGAGGACTTGAAGACGTAAATGAACTAAGAGGCCACAGAAGAACATACATCGGCGCAATGCCCGGGCGTATTGCACAAGGGCTTATTAACGCAAAACAGTTAAACCCTGTAATGGTACTTGATGAAATAGATAAAATTTCAAGATTCAAAGGTGACCCAACAGCAGTGCTTTTGGAAGTATTAGACCCAGAACAGAATGCACATTTTAGAGATTTATATTTAAATTTTGAACTTGATTTAAGCAAAATTTTATTTATAGCCACGGCAAACGACCCAAACACCATACCGGCTCCTTTAAAAGACAGAATGGAGATGATTTTTGTTGGAAGTTATACTCCGCAGGAAAAATTTGAAATTGCCAAAAGATATCTTATCCCTCAGGAGATGAAAAAACATTCTCTTAAAAAAAGCGAAATTTCTATTTCAGACGCAGCGTTAAAAGAAATAATAGACAAATATACAAAAGAAGCGGGTGTAAGGAACCTTAGAAGAATAATTGCTAAAATAATGAGAAAAGCCGCTTTACTTGTTTTAGAAGATAAAAAAGCAAGAGTAAATATCAAAAATTTAAAAGATTTTCTTGATAAAGGTTATTTCGGAATAGAAGAAGTCTGCAAAAAAGATAGAATCGGGGTTGTAAACGGACTTGCATGGACCCCGGTGGGAGGGGATGTGTTGAGAATAGAAGCCGTCAAATATAAAGGCAAAGGACAAATAAGCCTTACAGGGCAGCTCGGCGACGTTATGAAAGAATCCGCACAGATTGCCTATACTCTTGTAAAAGTTTTAATTGATACTAAAAAAATTGAAACACAAAAAAGTAGAGAACCCATTTATTACAAATACAACATTCACATTCACGTCCCAGAAGGTGCAATTCCAAAAGACGGGCCTAGTGCCGGAATCACAATGACCACGGCAATTGCGAGTATTTTCAGCAACAGAAAAGTTCACTCAGACATTGCAATGACAGGGGAAATAACATTAAGCGGGGAAGTTTTGCCGATAGGAGGTCTCAAAGAAAAATTAATAGCTGCATATAAAGCAAAAATTAAAAAAGTTTTAATTCCGCAAAAAAATTATGAAAGAGACTTGGACGATATTCCACAAGAAGTTTTAAACGGTCTCGAAATTATTCCGGTTAAAACAATAGATGAAGTGTTAAAAGAAGCCTTAATTTAA